The following are encoded together in the Fundulus heteroclitus isolate FHET01 chromosome 19, MU-UCD_Fhet_4.1, whole genome shotgun sequence genome:
- the LOC105935522 gene encoding LOW QUALITY PROTEIN: tumor necrosis factor alpha-induced protein 2 (The sequence of the model RefSeq protein was modified relative to this genomic sequence to represent the inferred CDS: substituted 1 base at 1 genomic stop codon): MRVRSNSEGLRLNNILNQGGRSVGVWIRGTLQRITRTSNPQDPVDISPITDEPQKIIEDPPAAIETFEQLLEEQRLCEANLALIDRENQLFGKLTEEEAHKHHAEEIEKLSADRRALEKQLQHTLQQSLSLRLEEVTDEAVVSPLILTSAVKAIYQEEEQDLQRKKLGSRPLSNWKKLHDSILHGLVEDRMDNPSVSPAGPAGQSSIQVDIQSMGRQLKEDLLLVVNVLKSCYPPEANICQFYAKLYHQSLSNRLRNIAEFALDDKDCTSILRWVNEYYPGILKKPEIASEIDSAELGKLLPQNLLDCLEKQYLETQQAELSTCMNRVLEEEKKKWMEEQQPPREDGCYASPLAYDIIQVQXLLGAHFILTAATICGSQNKAQNITRQLTDLLQRFKALQEDIIKQNKIHSKAHVKANLGGVEQFRDILQRKGYLFPDDVREKSLAVLSDMKQSAHTYLLSPMHKYLKPQYQKLGTSDWLKKDRLFENLLSSIETELQDLEGLSQSCHQEVIGVFHQEVTREYVKRLLRGEVKLKDREHQQKAAIAVMNNAESFHKLFKEMGSKEDWLKEILTHIAEVLKLQDIPALQMQIVSLGHDYPDLSEKHVSALLKLKTNVSREDRQKVKATLSDTREGSNGGVEHRPFFSKVVVK, from the exons ATGCGAGTTCGCTCAAACTCAGAGGGCCTCAGGCTAAACAACATCCTGAATCAAGGAGGCAGATCTGTGGGAGTTTGGATTAGAGGAACACTCCAGAGGATAACAAGAACCTCCAACCCTCAGGATCCCGTCGACATTTCCCCCATAACAGACGAACCCCAGAAGATTATTGAAGATCCTCCAGCTG CAATTGAAACTTTTGAGCAACTTCTTGAGGAACAGCGCTTATGTGAGGCCAACCTTGCACTGATAGATAGAGAGAATCAACTGTTTGGGAAGCTAACCGAGGAAGAAGCGCATAAACATCACGCAGAGGAGATTGAAAAGCTTTCTGCAGACCGTAGAGCCCTGGAAAAACAATTACAGCACACGTTACAGCAGAGTCTGTCTCTGAGACTCGAAGAGGTCACCGACGAGGCTGTAGTGTCTCCTCTGATTTTAACATCTGCCGTGAAGGCCATCTAccaggaagaggagcaggatcTGCAGAGGAAAAAGCTGGGGAGTCGACCACTCAGCAACTGGAAGAAACTTCACGACTCCATCCTTCATGGTTTAGTTGAGGACCGAATGGACAACCCCTCAGTATCCCCTGCAGGCCCAGCCGGACAATCGTCTATCCAGGTAGACATCCAGAGCATGGGAAGACAGTTAAAGGAGGACCTGCTGTTGGTGGTCAATGTGCTGAAGAGCTGCTACCCACCAGAAGCCAACATCTGTCAGTTTTATGCAAAGCTGTATCACCAAAGCCTGAGCAACAGACTCAGAAATATTGCGGAGTTTGCTTTGGATGACAAAGATTGTACTTCCATCCTGCGTTGGGTCAATGAGTATTATCCAGG aATCCTTAAAAAGCCTGAGATTGCCAGTGAAATTGATTCAGCAGAACTGGGAAAACTGCTGCCTCAGAATTTACTGGATTGCCTGGAGAAGCAGTACCTAGAGACACAGCAG GCTGAGCTTTCAACTTGTATGAACCGAGTTCTggaggaagaaaagaagaaatggaTGGAAGAACAGCAGCCGCCAAGAGAAGATGGCTGCTATGCCAGTCCTCTGGCCTACGACATCATTCAGGTACAGTAGCTACTAGGCGCTCACTTTATTCTTACGGCAGCTACAATCTGTGGAT CACAA AACAAAGCCCAGAACATAACACGTCAGCTCACAGACCTGTTGCAGAG GTTCAAAGCGTTGCAAGAGGACATCatcaaacagaacaaaatccaCAGCAAAGCACACGTCAAAGCTAACCTGGGAGGTGTCGAACAGTTCAG GGACATTCTCCAGAGGAAAGGGTATTTGTTCCCAGATGACGTGCGGGAAAAAAGTCTGGCTGTTCTGTCCGACATGAAACAATCTGCCCACACGTATTTATTAAGCCCGATGCACAAGTACCTGAAG CCACAGTACCAGAAGCTGGGAACCAGTGACTGGCTGAAAAAAGACCGTCTGTTTGAGAATCTGCTGAGCAGCATAGAAACTGAGCTCCAGGACCTGGAGGGTTTGTCTCAGTCTTGTCACCAG GAGGTGATTGGCGTGTTTCACCAGGAAGTGACACGGGAATATGTGAAGAGGCTCCTGAGAGGAGAAGTCAAACTGAAGGACAGAGAGCATCAGCAGAAGGCCGCCATCGCTGTGATGAACAACGCGGAGAGCTTCCACAAGCTTTTCAAAGAAATG GGGTCCAAGGAGGACTGGTTAAAGGAAATCCTGACCCACATTGCAGAAGTGCTGAAACTTCAAGACATCCCTGCCCTGCAAATGCAGATAGTTTCCCTGGGCCACGACTATCCTGACCTAAG tgaaaaacatgtttcagcTTTGCTCAAACTCAAGACAAACGTCtccagagaagacagacaaAAGGTCAAGGCGACTCTTTCAGACACTCGCGAAGGATCCAACGGAGGTGTTGAGCATCGCCCTTTTTTCTCCAAAGTAGTAGTTAAATAA